Genomic window (Phaeodactylum tricornutum CCAP 1055/1 chromosome 3, complete sequence):
TCAGTCAGGTCTGTCGCTGTCAAACGTCGCTCCCATATCTCCTTAGCTACGATCTCCCTATGAAACACATCATTACCGTTAGTGCCATGTTTCTCCTTGATATAAAAAAATCTTCACACTTCTGTGTTGAGTCTCCGCCCATCCATTGTTCTTTCATCATGATAAAACAAGATCATCATGCGTATAGATGGTCAGGTACAGATCAATGACTTCAGAATCACTGCCCTCCTCCTGGGACGCTCCTTTTGTtctcactcacagtcaaagccATAATTTTACTCTGTAATGTGTAAAACACTTCAGGAATCGGGAATTCACGATCTCTTCAGGAAGTGAGTCAGAAAGAACATGAAAGAACCTTCGTAGGCTAACGGAGACCACCGACGGTTGTGCCGTGAAATATAAGAAAGTGGAGGCCAATTCGACGATTTCCGTTGCCTCACGAAGCGAACAATCCGGTGGTCACTTACAGAGTCTTGCGTAGTAGTAACGCAAAGTTACAACACTCACTGTAAATTACAAGAAACAGAAACTATGGGACAGGGATCATCGACTCCGGCATCAGTATCGGTAAGAACCTACCCGTTTTCTGGAGTCCGTGATATAAGTATTATGTAGCCGACATAACATATGGCTCCGTCATCTCATAAATTTACGATTGCCATCTTTGTAGGAAAAGCCGAAAAAGAAAGTAGGCATTAAGTCTGGAAAGCCaatctgctgctgctgccctGACACGAAGCAGCCCCGTGACGAGTGCGTTGTACAGAAAGGTGAAGAGCACCCCGACTGCATCAAGTTGATTGAAGCTCACAAGGAATGCTTGAGAGCAGAAGGTTTTGATGTAAAATAAACTTAGTAAAACTTGTTGTGTTAAACATTGTCGTTATGCAGGACTTTGTCAGACTCCCGAATCTACTTTTGATGCTGCTTTCTAATCAACGTTGAACAAAAATAAATTAAAGCGCTCTCGATACAATGTCCGCAAGGAAGAGAAACACTTTCTCGAGGGCCTTCTTTTAGCTATACAGATTCTGTGTCCACGGTTTTACCTGTCGGGGGAAGTGATGCTGCTGGAACCCCGGGTACCGTAGTTATATGTgtctttttgaattccatTAAAACAGGAAAGAGTTTTGTCAAAGCGTGCGCCAGGtccatttccttcttggcaCCAGTAATGACTATCTTTCCGCTCACGAATATCAAAAACACCACTCGTGGATTGACAAATCGATAAATCAACCCAGGAAATAGCTCTGGCTCGTAACTGGCAAAGGCGGAATGCGCGTATACCAGTCCTTCCAGCCGGATTGGAAAGCCTACGTCGGCGGTCCCAACAATGTTCTGGACCTTGAAATCAATATTTTCTTTCGGTTTGAAGCCGACGCGCTCCACAATGTAGGCAAACTTTTTCGCCGCCAGATTGGCGTTGTGTGTGCTCTTGACTCCGGTCACGCACATTTTACCGCTGGAAAAAATCAGAGCGGTAGCACGGGGTTCACGTAACTGCAATTGGCAGAGAAAACGAAAGGATGAGGAGAAAAAATAGTGGAATGACTTTCACGCAAGATCAACTTACTCGCATGATTACGGCACCAAAGCGACGGGGGTTGAATTCTGTGTTGCGGCATTTGAGCGCGATTTTCTTTAAATCCAGCTGCAGCAACGTACGAAGAACAAGACAAGAGTTAGTACATACATTATGCTATCGGAAAACGATACCGGACTCTCATACTCGTACCCGTGTGCCTAGATTTACAGTACTGGACATGTTTTGTATACGGATCATTAACTTTTCGCCGCCCAATCCGTCTGCCGCTTCAATCACCGACCCAGCCAAACTCGGAGCGTGTTGGTTGCCCGATGTCATGGCTGTGGCTTTGGGCTTTCCCGTGTCGGTCTCGCCGCCCGCGTCGGGTTGTTGCTTTTCCGATGACATGTGCTGTTTGTAGTTGCGATATACGGTCTTATAGTGAAGGACGTCGTCGTGGCTTTGACCTCGTTTTTCCTCAGCAACTGCAATGATCCTAAAAAGCAGCGCATCAAACTTCATGGTCTGCCATTCTGGATAGTGCCCTTTTCTGTTACCGCTATTACCCTACCCTGGCTTTAGGAAAATGGAAAATACAACCCTGATAGTAGGGGCTATATGTGCAAGTAGGCGTTGGTTCTGCGTTTTACAGGTGATATAAATGGAGAAAACTCATTGGCTGGTTTCGAGCTTCTGGAGGGGCGGCTCCGGTCAGACGTCCCACGATCGAAAAGCTCACGTGGAGAAAAGATGCCCTCTGTCGGTCGAAGAGGAATCGTTGGCTGATATATTCACAAGAAGTTTAGCATAGTCAACCGCTAAGGAACCTTGGCTCATGTCTCAGAGTTCAACGCCAATATCGACCCCCATTGCTTGCGTCACACCACGAAAACAGCGCCTACCGCACATTCCTGGGCTTTCTCGCACGTTGGGATCAAACGCGAAGGGCAAAACATTCCAATTCTCGTTTTACGACTTATTCATCGGATGGTTCTCACATCATTAAAACAAAGACTACAACTGAAAACAAGAATAAGAAAGGAAGATGACTCCGAAAGAGCAATTAGAAGACGAATGCGGTGCACGACATCAGTATTTCGAGAATATAAGTCAGACGATCAAGCCTGAGATGAGAGTTGACTTCGACTGGTGCTCTGATTCTTCCGTGGACGAGGCCGACATGTCTGAAATCATGCAAAGTCTCGAATCTTTGCCCAGTTTTATCGAGAGAAATGAAAGCCTGGATCATAAACAGTGGTTATGgccttcttcttcttttcaaacGGCCGACGACCGAGAAATAGAATCTTCAGAGGTGTCGACAGCGTCCGTCGATTCCGAGTCAAGCGCagccgatgacgacgaaaaagcaATCACATTGGATAACCGGGGGTATACGCAAGAAAACGAGATTTACGATCGATTTCGAGAAGCACTGGTAGAAAAGGGCGGAAAACGAGGGAGCAGTGTACGATTTGACAAAGATTCAATTCAAGTACAGACCTACGAACCTCCCTGCACGAGTTGTCATTCCGATTTGTATTATTCCTGCCATCAACTTCAAAGGATGATAGACGAAAATCGACGGCGGATTGACTAATGCAACGCACTCATGTATTTAGGTGACGGCATTTACGAGACTCTGCGTAGAATAGGTGTGACAGCTCCTGCCTGTGCTGGGCTGGCACTGTAAATTGGTTTACTGTAGATTGAGCAATAGTAGGTACGAGGCGATACAGAGGGCATTTGTCTAGTTGTGTGATGAAGCTCTCGATTGTAGCCTTTATGTAAAATCCCATTCCCTCTTTGTTAGTTTTTACATACGTCAGAGCACTAATTCTCCCGATTGAAGAACCGAACAACAATCACTGTGATATTATCTGATGAACCCAAATGAATGGCAAGTTGGGCCAGACGAGCCGCCGCCTTTTTCGCAGACCAACATCTTTCGAAAAGAAGATCGCGGGTTACTCGAATTGCATCATCTGCGTCCATGACGTCCCACAAGCCATCACAAGCAAGGACCAAAAACTCATCCGAGATACCTTTTCCTCCGATCCGAATTGTCTGAAAGTCAGGTACATTGCTTACGAGATCGTGGGAAAAGCGATGACTATGATTCACCGGATAAATTAGGTGAAGAGGACACTCCCACTCTTGCTCGTTCGTCGCGTTTAAATGTGGAGAATTGAAAGCAGCCTTAAAATCACGGTCCCCGATGGCTCGACTGACTCCGAGCTCTCCACAAACATTAGAAAGATAAAGTATACGTTGAGGCGCAGCTGCTTTAGAGGACGAGTGGTATCGGTCGGAAAAGCATCGCTTCAAAATATCGACgacgtcttcgtcgccgaGGAAGATTCTCTTCAGCTGGACAACTGAGATTTCAGTTACTGTTGTTATCCAGCCATTCGCATCTTCGATTCGCTTCTTCTCATCTACCCTCAGAGGGCTGTGATCCTCCGAAActtgtttccaaagacatCGACGGCTGCGACCACTATCTACAACAGGAAGAGCATTCCACCCATCCTTTTCCATGCTTGATATGTCATCGATGTCTTCGTGGGAACGACCAACAACACCACGGCAGTCTCCAAGATTCGCAACTACAAGGTGCTCATTGACCAGAGCCGCGACTAGCGCTGTTGCCCCAGATTCCCAGTCGCGACCATCCTGGCTACATAGCTTACAAAACTCGTTGTCGAGTTTCAAGAGGGACTGCCGAAGGATACCTTCCACTCTTTTAGGATCTGGGTTTCCGCCATTGTTCTCGTCGCCGATGCTTCGTATCGACTCGTCATAGATGAATTGGGGGAGCTTCTCGGCAGCAAATCGAGCGGCGTGGTTACCCAAATGGCCATCGAAGAGAGCAAATAAACCTGCTTGGTGATTCTCATCGTCGCGCCATACAGTCTCATACCCACCTTTTGTATTGAGCGCATCTTGCAAGTTGCTAGCAATGAGGTACGAGTCCTCGTTCCATTCTCTGATGCCACATTCAGACACCGCGCCCACTTCCCAACGCAGAGCTGATGTCGACGATGTTCCTTCTTTTCTGTTTTGGTACCCAAAAGGCTCTGTTGTAATTTTACCAAGACGCGATACCTTGCGTGGAATAaattcattgtcaagaatCGATCCATTAATAAAACGAGGGTCGGCGCATCCTCCTCGTTTAAAAGACGTGACGTCAATGTCTCCATTTGGCTCTTCGTCTTCCCGGTCTGGCGAATCCATGGGCATGCCGACGTCCCCATTTGAATGATCGTCGTCTAGATCGTGATCTATCTCTACAGGCTGCATCGCAGCTCGTTCGGCCAATGATAGGCTCGGCGCGCTCGCGTGTCGTGCAGAGGGCGGGACGTATTTGGTTGCGTTTCGCAGCGATGGAGGAACATATGCAGCTTTGGCGGGTATGGTAAATGAGCCATCGTCTCGGTGAGGACTGGGCGGAACGTTGACACTACTTTGAGCTTTTCTCATTGCGGGAGGAAGGTACTTGGGTGCGCCTGAAGGAGTCTGTCGTACTGGCGATGAGTTGTCCTTGCAATCTATCGCCAGAATGCTGGATGAATTCGTACTTGTGGGTGATGTGAAGGGAATGGCAGGCCTCCGCTCAATGTAAGGAGTGACGGTTCGGCGCGTTGCGTTTTGGCTATCTTCGATTTGTAACGCAAAAGGCATCGAAGATGATTCGGGTGAC
Coding sequences:
- a CDS encoding predicted protein, coding for MIRIQNMSSTVNLGTRLDLKKIALKCRNTEFNPRRFGAVIMRLREPRATALIFSSGKMCVTGVKSTHNANLAAKKFAYIVERVGFKPKENIDFKVQNIVGTADVGFPIRLEGLVYAHSAFASYEPELFPGLIYRFVNPRVVFLIFVSGKIVITGAKKEMDLAHALTKLFPVLMEFKKTHITTVPGVPAASLPPTGKTVDTESV
- a CDS encoding predicted protein, yielding MTPKEQLEDECGARHQYFENISQTIKPEMRVDFDWCSDSSVDEADMSEIMQSLESLPSFIERNESLDHKQWLWPSSSFQTADDREIESSEVSTASVDSESSAADDDEKAITLDNRGYTQENEIYDRFREALVEKGGKRGSSVRFDKDSIQVQTYEPPCTSCHSDLYYSCHQLQRMIDENRRRID
- a CDS encoding predicted protein encodes the protein SSTSALRWEVGAVSECGIREWNEDSYLIASNLQDALNTKGGYETVWRDDENHQAGLFALFDGHLGNHAARFAAEKLPQFIYDEVEGILRQSLLKLDNEFCKLCSQDGRDWESGATALVAALVNEHLVVANLGDCRGVVDSGRSRRCLWKQVSEDHSPLRVDEKKRIEDANGWITTWECPLHLIYPVNHSHRFSHDLVSNVPDFQTIRIGGKGISDEFLVLACDGLWDVMDADDAIRVTRDLLFERCWSAKKAAARLAQLAIHLGSSDNITVIVVRFFNREN